ACCAAAGAAGGGAGTAGCTCCTTTTAAAAATTATCAAGTATGGGAAGATTCAGCATTAATTCCTGATACTGGCAGACCATCAGAGGGTTATCCAGTATTTACTGTGAGAACCGCAGCAGTTAATGCCCTAGGTATTCCAACGGTTTTCTTCCTTGGAGCAATATTGGCAAT
The genomic region above belongs to Prochlorococcus marinus str. GP2 and contains:
- the psbF gene encoding cytochrome b559 subunit beta, long form, translating into MDFRILLVITPIIFSWIFTVFWLGRWDVFRLTPLGLPKKGVAPFKNYQVWEDSALIPDTGRPSEGYPVFTVRTAAVNALGIPTVFFLGAILAMQFKSY